TACTTTTAGGACAAGATATAGAAAAAGAGAGATGCTTTGTTGTTGGTAAAAGTCCTAGGGAAGGTTTGATTCATGAGCAGCCAACTGAATCCATTAAAACAGCTTGCAACTATTCATACATTGCTTCTATTTGGCCTCAATTCGACTGGTACCTTGAAGGAGGGGATTTTTATATAGGTGTACAAACGAAGCGTGGTTGCCCACATAACTGTTGTTATTGCGTTTATACAGTTGTCGAGGGTAAGCAAGTTCGAGTCAACTCTACACAAGAGATTATCAATGAAATAAGACAATTATATGATTTAGGTGTTAGGAATATATGGTTCACTGATGCACAATTCATTCCTGCTAGACGTTATATAGAGGATGCAAAAGAGCTATTAAGAGCTATTCATCAAGAGAGAATGATTGGGATTCGTTGGGCGGCATATATTCGCGCAGACAATCTTGATGCAGAACTAGCAAAATTAATGGTACAAACAGGAATGAATTACTTCGAAATTGGAATCACATCTGGTTCTCAAGAATTAGTTCGAAGAATGCGAATGGGATACAACTTGCGAACAGTACTTGAGAATTGCCAGCTGCTTGCTGATGCAGGCTTTAATGATCATGTCTCGGTGAATTATTCATTCAATGTAATTGATGAAAGGCCTGAAACTATTCGTCAAACCATTGCTTATCACAGAGAATTAGAAAAAATCTTCGGGGCAGAGAAAATAGATCCAGCTATCTTTTTCATAGGGCTTCAACCACATACTCATCTTGAGCAATATGGTTTTGAACAAGGTCTCATCAAGCCTGGATATAACCCAATGAGCATGATGCCATGGACTGCACGTAAACTTTTATGGAACCCTGAACCAATGGGAAAAACTTTTGGCAAGATTTGCTTAGAAGCATTTGACTCCTGCCCTAACGATTTTGGGCGCACAGTAATTAACTTATTAGAAAGAGACTATGGGATTGCACCATTAGAGGAAGCATTACGTGCACCGCTAAAAGGACGCCCAGCAATCGCAAAAGCCATTCGATAACGAAACAGCAATAAAGCAAGACATGAAATGCCTAAAACACCCCCAACAGGATTAGGCGAAGAACCTCCTGGACCTATCAACCAAGTAGGCGTATTTAATGAAACATCTATAAAATTAGTATTTAATACAAACCATAACCCAACCAACCCCCCATGCAAACCTATACAACCATATATAGACCCATTATCTATTAGTCTTCTTATAGAAAGAACCAATCCCAAGAAAAATAAGCCAATCAAAAGGAATAACACCTCGATAACGCCTAAATTAGATTCTAGAAGTGAAAAGATGTGTACCAAACTAAAGACTATTGACTGAATAAATACTCCCCTAGTAGATCCAAATAAAAGGTTTGCTTCGCCCCAAAACCAACCACGAAAGATCAATTCCTCTGCAAATGCGACGCCAAGCCCAAGAACAATTCCATTAATAAAGTTTCCAACATTTAAAGACCCTTCCCACTGGATCCAACTGGTAAAACATAAAGGTGCTAAAACGAAACCAAGCAAGCCAAAAGCCCACAAAATGCCTTTAAAAAAAGCCCTAAAAGAAGCGCGAATTCGAACTTTATGTAATCCCAAAAGAATCCGAGGGTTCTTTTTTTTCCATCGCCACTTTACCCAGCTAGGCAAGCAAATTAAAAAGAAAGTAAACGTTAGCGCAGTCACTAAAAGAGAACTGTTATTATCCTCCATCTTGTAAAGAGAAAGCTGCATAGCTTGCACTATGAACCAACTCAGTAAATACAGTATTGGAAAAAAAATTACCGTAGGTATAAAACGACAAAGTTGAGTCGCCGAAGTCTTCCAAAAAGTAGTAATTAGATTATTCAGTTTTCTGGTTCAATAGTGCTTATAAGACCTCTACTTTTGAGAGACTCACAATAAAATTCCGCAGGCTCTAGATCACATGTAATAACTAATCCTATCCCATTATTATGGGTTTCCAACATAACTGACATAGCGTCCTGCTCACTAAGTTGTGGAACAACCTCACGTAAAGTTTTCACAACATAATCCATTGAATTTATTGGATCATTATGAAGAAGAACCTTATATCTTGGCGATATCTTCCTCACCTTCTCAGTTTGTCTCTCAACAACTGCAGCACCGCCTGAGGTACAACTTGGATTTTCCACCATATTAGAAATGGCTAATTGAAATTACTTTAAAAGTGATTAGGACTTTAAAGCATAATGTATATCAAATGCTAGTGATCCTTCTCATAGCTTCTTCTACATTTTCGAGACTATTAAAAGCTGAAAGTCGGAAATAGCCTTCTCCAGCAGTACCAAATCCACTCCCAGGAGTTCCAACGACATTTGCATTATTAAGCAAAAAGTCAAAAAACTCCCAGGAATTCATACCTTTCGGGGCCTCTATCCACACATAAGGGGCATGTTGACCTCCAAAAACCTTATAGCCAGCCATCGATAATTTATTGCGGATTATTTCTGCATTCTTCATATAAAAACTTACTAGGTTTTTAGTTTCTATCGCTCCTTCTGATGAGTAAACCGCTTCTGCTCCTCTTTGGACAATATAACTAACACCATTAAACTTCGTACTTTGACGACGATTCCAAAGCGACCACAAATCAACTTGTTCATCATTAGAAGTTTTACCTTTTAATGATTTAGGAATAACTGTGTAAGCACAACGGGTTCCAGTAAAACCAGCTTTCTTAGAAAATGAACGAAATTCAATCGCACAATCTTTTGATCCATCAATTTCAAAAATAGAATGCGGGATCAACGGGTCTTGAATAAAAGCCTCATAAGCAGCATCAAACAAAATCAATGCATTGTTTTTGTTTGCATAATCAACCCATCTTGCTAGATGATCTTTACTAGCCACAGCACCAGTTGGATTATTCGGAAAACATAAATAAATTAAATCAACAGGCTCTTCGGGGACCTCTGCTTGAAAAGCATTATCTGAATTCAAAGGGATGTATAACAATCCTTCGTATTGTCCAGATTTTGATGCTCCCCCAGTCCTCCCATCCATAACATTGCTATCTACATATACTGGATAAACAGGGTCAGTTACTGCAATTCGATTACCTGAACCAAGAATATCAAGAATGTTGCTGCTATCACATTTAGAACCATCAGAAACAAAAATCTCGTCTGGAGAAATTTCACATCCTCTGGAGTGAAAATCATTTATGGCTATTGCTTCTCTAAGCCACAAATAACCTTGTTCGGGACCATATCCATGAAAACCTAAGCTGGTTCCCATTTCCTCAATTGCTTTTAGCATGGCCTTACAACAGGCTTGAGGCAAAGGCTCTGTAACATCACCAATCCCTAAACGAATAAGGTTTGATTGGGGGTTCGCCTGAGAAAAAGCATTTACTCTTCTAGAGATCTCTGGAAAGAGATAACCAGCTTTAAGCTTTAGATAATTACTGTTGACCTGAACCACGAGAAGAATTTGGTAAATCCATTTGTATATTGCCTGGGGAAAGGTATCTATGTGAAGCAAAACTGCATAGGATATATAAAGGAAAATGTTTTTCGATTGTGTCTAGTGAAATTCATTCCTTTGCGGAAGAGAAAAATCTTTGCAAGCCAATCAATTTTGAGAAATTGATTGATGTCAATATTCATAAACCAGCCCAATACATGGGCCATGAACTAGGTACAGAACAAAGAAATTGGGACTCCTCAAATGTACGGTGGGTACTTAGTTACCCAGAACTATATGAAGTAGGAGCAAGTAATTTAGGTCACATCATTCTGTACTCAATTCTCAACAGTATTCCTAATCAAGTTTGCGATAGAGCATATCTTCCTGAACCTGATTTAGCAAACCATTTAAAAAAAAATTCAATCGGGTTATTTGGAGTTGAGTCCAGATGCCAACTTAAAAACTTCGATGTACTCGGATTCAGTCTTAGTTATGAACTAGGCGCAACAAATATTTTAGAAATGCTTGATCTGTCTCATATCGACATCTATGCAAAAGATCGAGCTGACCTACCGCTAACGGATCCAAACTCAATACCATTAGTTTTTGCAGGAGGGCCTACTGCAACTAGCAATCCAGAGCCTTATGCTGACTTTTTTGATTTCTTTGCTCTTGGAGATGGTGAAGAGCTTCTTCCTGAAATTGGATTAGTTATTTCTAAATCAAAGGAATTACAAGCCAAAAGATCTGAAACTCTTCGCAGCCTTGCTGAAATACCCGGCGTATATGTTCCATCACTATATCAACCATCAAGAGACTTCCTATCTCTGAAACCCCTAACCTCAAATGTACCAGAAAGAATTATTAGACGAGTGGCAACACCAATACCATATTATTCACTTGGTTTAGTTCCAAACGTTGAGACAGTACATGATCGGCTAACCGTTGAAATAAGAAGAGGTTGCACACGGGGGTGTCGTTTTTGTCAACCGGGTATGCTTACACGTCCAGCAAGAGATGTTGAGCCAGAAGAAGTTATCGCAGCAGTTGAAAAAGGTGTTCAAGAAACTGGGTACAGCGACTTTTCTCTATTATCATTAAGCTGTAGTGACTACTTATCACTACCTACAGTTGGTATAGAACTTAGGAATAGATTAGCAGACAAAAACATCACTTTACAGTTGCCAAGCCAAAGGGTCGATAGGTTTGACGACAATATTGCCCACATACTTGGTGGTAATAGACAGGCAGGGCTAACCTTTGCACCCGAGGCAGGAAGTCAACGCCTTCGCGATATTGTCAATAAAGGATTAACTGATGCAGAGCTTCTCCATGGAATACGTAAGGCCATGGAACATGGATACAAAAAGATTAAACTCTACTTCATGATTGGACTGCCAGGAGAAGAGGATATGGACATTAAAGGCATTGCCAGAACATGTAAATGGATCCAAGAAGAATGCAAAGAAGATTTTGGGAGATTAAAGTTAAATATCACTATTAGCAATTTCACTCCCAAGCCTCATACTCCATTTCAATGGCACAGTGTTTCAACTAAAGAATTAACTCGGCGGCAAAAAATTCTTAAAGATGAATTCATCCAACTTAGATTGAAAAATATAAAAGCTAATTATACAGATGTAAGAATTTCTGCCATAGAAGATTTCCTTGGTCGGGGAGATAGGAGATTGGCACCGGTGATTGAGTCTGCATGGAAACGTGGTGCAGGTATGGATGCCTGGTTTGAATCTCAAGATCGTGCATATAAAGCATGGTCAGAAGCTATCTCAGAGGCAGGGCTTTTTGGTCACTTTAGAAAGTTGGAAATGGGAAATTGGGGTACTACTCAAACTCTCCAGAAAAATGATTTAATGCATTTGTGTTCACAACCTCTCCCTTGGGATCATATCGACACTGGAATAGACAAAGCATGGTTAAGGAAAGATCTCCAAAAAGCACTATCAGAAAAAACTGTTCCAGACTGTTCATTTAATAGTTGCAGTAGTTGTGGTGTATGTGGACCAGAGTTAGGTCATAACCAAATCATCACTTCCTCTCCAATACCTATTCAAAACAAAACAAAGCCTCCTCACACGACAAAGCAATGTCGTATAAGAGTTCAGTTTTCAAAGACATCGCCAATGCATTTAATTAGTCATCTAGACCTAATTCGATTACTAGAAAGATCCTTAAGGAGAAGTGATTTGCCAATTAGCTATACCGGAGGATTTCATGCTCTTCCACGATTGCAACTCGCTCTTGCTTTACCTCTTGGGATAGAAGGTCTAGGAGAATGGATGGATATGGATTTCTTTCAAGAAATCCAGCCTTCATCTTTGAAAGAACAGCTGCAAAAATGCTTACCTAAAGGCATACATTTGATTAAAGCCAGTAAAATAGCTATCAATAAAAAGAGCCTCTCACAACAACTTATACAGGCAAACTGGAGTTTCAATTTAGAAAGTCAAACAAACGAAAAATATACTTTTCATCAATGGAATGATTCTTTAGAAAGCATTCTCAATGCAGAATCATTAATTTGGGTAGATACTGATAAAAAAGGACGTCATCGAGAAAGGGATTTAAAGTCTCAATTAAAGAGTTTAAGGCTAATAAATGGCAATAATGCAGAGCCACTAGAGGCTATGTCTATCGAGTTGCAAGCCCTCATATCTCCTATAGGACAAAGCATCAAACCTATGCATATTCAATATTGGATAGCTAAATCTTTAGGTCAAGATTTAGCAATTAAAAATATAAAAAGAGAAGAGCTTATCTTAGAAAGATGCTAAAATTATATTGGGTTAAAAGGAGGCTCAGTAAGAGCTCACTTAGCCTAAGTTATTTTGGAAGAAAACCCGTCGTAAACTCAAATATCCGGGGGGTAATATCCGGATCTTCAGCAATCAACCTTCAGAAAGAGCTAGTGCTCTGCATTATTCCTTCCAAAGAACTTAGAGTTTAACTTTTATCTGACTAAATGCAGTTTCACTGCAAATTGATTTTCAAATCAGAGCAAACAGTTCTAATTTTCTTTATATGCCCCAGAAAATTATCGTCGCAGAGCAAGAGCGAATAGCAGCATTGCTTTCTGATGGCCGAGTAGACAAATTAATCGTTGCACAGGGTCGTTACCAAATTGGAGATGTCTATTTAGGGACAATCGAAAATGTCCTTCCTGGTATAGATGCTGCCTTTGTAAACATTGGTGCAAGTGAAAAAAATGGATTTATTCATGTTACCGATCTAGGACCTCTGAAAATTAAGCAGAGCGCCGCAAGTATTACTGAATTACTCAGACCTAATCAAAAGGTTTTAGTACAAGTAATGAAGGAGCCAACTGGGAATAAAGGCCCACGCCTAACAGGTAATTTAGCGCTGCCTGGAAGATATCTAGTTCTTCAACCTAATGGTCAAGGTGTCAATATTTCTCGTAGAATTAACCTTGAAAATGAACGGAATCGTCTTAAAGCATTAGGAGTATTAATCAAGCCTCCTGGGACAGGAATTTTAATTCGATCTGAAGCTGAATCTGTATCAGAAGAATTAATAATTGATGATCTAGAAAGTCTTCTCAAAAAATGGGAATTAATACAACAAGCTTCAGATCGAGCTACTCCTCCTACTCTTTTAAGCCGTGACGAAGATTTTATACAAAGAGTTTTGCGTGATCATATTAATCCAGAATTATCTGAAGTTATCCTTGAAACAACTGAGGGTAGTGATAGGGCTAAAAAGTACCTTTCTCAAGATGATGCAAAAGTAACTGTTCAATGCCACAAGCAATCGGACAATATACTTGAACATTACAAGATTGACTTAGCAATCCTAAATGCCCTGAAACCTAGAGTAGACCTCCCTTCAGGAGGCTATATCATAATTGAACCAACAGAAGCCCTCACCGTCATTGATGTCAATTCAGGCTCATTTACACGTTCCTCTAACTCTCGTGAAACAGTTCTTTGGACCAACTGTGAGGCAGCCATAGAAATAGCAAGACAATTAAAGCTTAGAAATATAGGCGGAGTAATAATTATTGATTTCATTGATATGGAATCACGAAGAGACCAACTTCAACTTTTAGAATATTTCACATCTGCAATAAAAGACGACGCATCGCGTCCACAAATATCTCAATTAACTGAATTAGGATTGGTAGAGCTTACAAGAAAGAGACAAGGCCAAAATATTTATGAGTTATTTAGCAAAGAATGCTCTAATTGTTCCGGATTAGGACATATTGCCAACATAACTGACAAAGACAAAAGAAATCCATCCACATTAAACAGCAATTTAATTCAAAATGGTTCTTTGAATAATGATGAGGTTAATATAGTTGTCAACAACAAGAACAAAATTAATGAATCTACTAATGAGAATCATGAAGCGGTAATTTCAAATATTTCACAAAGATCTTTTGACAAAGAAAATAACTTAGAAAAAACAAATCCTAAAAATGAAGCAGAGAATATAATTATTGAAATGACAGAAGAAGAAGAGTTTGTATACAGTACTTTAGGGCTAAACCCAACATTAATCTTAGAAAAGCAACCAATTAATATTAATGAAAAAAATTCTATTCAAGTAGTCCGCAAGAATAATAAGATCGAAAAGTCAATTAACCTTAGATCAGAAGAATTAGAAGCAGAAGTTCAAAACCTATCTAATAAAATGAAATCAGAAGTTCCAGATGAGATAAATAGCATAGAGGGAAATACTACTAATTCGAATCCAGAAATCAATCAGCAGAACAAAGTCGAAGTCGAAAACATCTCAAATATAGAGATGGCAGACTCAACAGATTCATTAAAACCAGAAGCAGAAGATACACGCAGACGAAGAAGACGCTCTTCCAATGAAAAAGACAATCACAAGGTAGATGGCATAGACGAAACAACGACACAAGATTCAAACCTAACTGAACAAGAAGCAGAAGATTCTCGCAGACGGAGAAGGCGCTCTTCAGCTGCAACATAATCTTGCAAGAGTTAAGAACTGCTGGTTTAGATGAAGTAGGCAAAGGCTCATTATTTGGTCCTGTATTTGCTGGCGCAGTAATTTTAGAAAAACAAAATGAGATTTACTTGATTAACTCTGGAGTAAAAGATAGTAAGAAATTATCTCCAGAAAAAAGAATGTCTCTATTACCAATAATTAAAGAATATGCTCTGAATTGGTCAATTGGACAAGCATCTGCAAGAGAAATTGATTTACTAGGGATAAGGTTGGCTACAGAAAAGGCAATGATTAGGGCCGTGCATAAATTGATTCCTCAACCTGAAATTCTCTTAATAGATGGCTGTCTCCCTTTAAGATCGTGGGAAGGGCCTCAAAAGACACTCGTCAAGGGAGAAGATAAATCAGTAGCAATAGCAGCAGCGAGTATTTTGGCCAAAGTCACTAGAGATGAACTCATCAAACAATTGGCACAAGCATATCCTTCATATGGATTAGAAAAGAATGTTGGATATGGAACGCTTTTACATCGCAAAGCACTAATAAAACTAGGGGCAACTAAACTCCATAGAAAATCATTTCTCTCGAAGATCAAGTAATTGGCTTTATTGTTCTAAGCACCAGGAAGAGAAATCACGAACCAACTGCTGACCTACTCGAGACTTAATTCCAAGTAAAATACCATTTAAAATTGATTGCCCAGTTGATTCCAATATTTTTGGTGGTATTAATTTTAACAAAGGTGGTTGACTAACACTTACTCCTAAAAAGGCTTCTCCCACCAAGCCTTCGTCCGTAGCAATTAATGTTGCATCAAGCATCAATTCAAAATCATCTACCAACCCAAGGCCTTTGAGCTCGCTATCAGTTGCATGCATTTGCAACTTGTTACCTTCACTATTTACAACAGCTATTGATACAACAGGGTTTACCTCTAGCTGAAACACCTTAAAACTGGTAACAGTATACCGAAAACTACCTTGACCTAACGCTACAAGCTTTTTTGGATCAAGCATTGCTCCAACCACCCTTTCCTGTTGTAAGAGATAATCAGGAAGTCGCTGAACATTCTTTTTGACAGGTAAGTCAATTTTTTGTCGAGCATTAAAAGCCAGAGACATAATTGGCAATTGACGCGACATGATCCTATCGACACTTGCACTCTTTTTAAAATAATGCCAACACAAGTGGCCTATCTCGGACCTAAAGGAACATATGCTGAAGAGGCAGCTTGTGCTTTGGCAAAGCTAGAAAGCCTTTCACAGCCAGAGTTTGTTCCATATTCAGGAATCAGGAATGTCATCGAACATCTAGCTAATAAAGATTGTAAAGCTGCTGTAGTACCTATCGAAAACTCTGTGGAAGGTGGAGTAACAGCAACATTAGATTCTTTATGGAGTTATCAAGATTTATTTATTCAAAGAGCGATTGTCTTGCCGATACGTCATGCATTAATCAGTAGTGGATCCTTAAGGGACATTTCAGAAGTATTATCTCACCCACAAGCCCTTGCACAATGCACTAATTGGCTTCATGAAAATCTACCCAATGCTGTTCAATTACCAACCAGTTCAACCTCAGAAGCTGTAAGAATGGTTGAGGGAAGTAAATTTAGAGCTGCTATAGCATCTAAAACATCTTCTGAAATCAAAGGAGTAAAAATCCTGGCCTATCCTATTAATGATGTTGCAGGTAATTGTACTCGGTTTGTATTACTTAGCGATCAAGAAAATAGCTTTAATAATCAAACTGACATAGCAAGTTTTGCATTTTCTCTTCATTCAAATACTCCTGGAGCATTATTAAAAGCATTAAAATGCATCTCAGATCTTGGGCTTAATATGAGTCGAATAGAGTCACGGCCCTCAAAAAGAGAGTTAGGAGAATATATATTCTTTGTAGACATTGAATTAAGTATAGAATCTATAGATAAAAGCAAAGATCTAAACACTCTATTAAAACCTTTTTGTGAAAATATTATTTACTTTGGCAGATATAAAAATAGTCAGTTCAACTTAGCAAACAATCTCAACCCCTAGAACGGAAAATACCAAATTGCATTAATCCATTAGCAAATGCCCATTTCATAACAAGTATTGTCGGTACTTCCCTAAGGGCTTGAATAAATGATTTTGGACCTAATTCAATGAGAACATCAAATCTCCTTATGCCTTCAATTATTGAATCTTCCCAGGATGGATATGTATATTCAGTCCAATCATTAATTTCGACTATACCTGCTGAATACTTACTCTCTCTTAAATTTTGTTGGAAGGATCTAATACTTGAAAATTCAGGATGGGACCATTGATTTAAAAGCTGTTTCATAATAAAGCCTTCTATCAAATTTAGTCCGCCTTTCTTAAAATCTCGCCTATTCCAATCTGCTACAGCTAATACACCACCTGGTCTTAACACCCTAAGCATTTCATCAGCATAAAGTTGTTTATCAGCAATATGTGCACCAGCTTCAACACTCCATATGCCATCAAAAGTTCCATCCTCAAAATCCAAATCCAATGCATCCATCAATTGGAAATCACATAAAAGATTATCTGGAGTCAGCTCATTAGCCCTTTTGACCTGTTCAAGGCTAACAGTTATGGCAACAACTTCAAATCCATAATCTTTAGCCAAGATCCTTGCGCTTCCTCCAATGCCGCAACCTATATCAAGGATTCTTGAGCCCTTAGGGAGTTTATCTAAACCGCTCCATTGAACTAATTTATGTACAAAATCTATCTTTGCTTGTTTAAAATCAGTTTTATTAGAAGATTGTGGATAATAACCAAGATGAATATGTTCGCCCCATAATTTCTCTAAAAGTCGATCATTCGTCCATGCATCATAAGAAGAAGAAACAGTCTTAGAAGACTTGTATTTTCTATCATTCAATATCCAAATAAATAATGCTAAACCAATAAGAACGACTCCAAGAAAGATGAGAAAAGGAAGCATTAATTAATTATTCTTTTTGTCAACATTAGAAAGTGTATCTTTCAATGCAGTTCTTGCAGCAAGCTGCTTTCTTGTGTGATCTAACATCTGATATTCGCGCTGTAATCTATTCATAGTATCTAACATTTCTAATAAGTTCTGTTGCTCTTCTGCAACTGGCCCCCCCAAATGAGACGCTATCCAAAATGATAGATCTACAGGATCTTTAGGCAATTCTTCGGGCAAGCTTCTTTCGGAATCTGTTAATTTACCTGTTAAAGAAACAACATCTTTCAATGCAAGTAAAACCGAATCAGAAAGCCTTTCTAATTCATCTGAATTAGCAGAAGAATCATCATCTATCCAACTAACCATTGCCACATAAAAAGGTGCTTCTCTAATAATCTCAAGTATCCTGAAACGTTGTTGCCCAACTGTGATGATATTACTGCGTCCGTCTTCAGATTTTTGATGTTTGATTATTCGAGTACAACAACCAACATCTGCAATCTTCTTAGTTGAAGGATCTGCACGGACAATTCCAAAAACGCTATCTGTTTCCAGAACTGTTTGAAGCATAATTCTGTATCTTGACTCAAAGATATGGAGCGGCAAAATCTCCTGAGGAAATAAAACAACATCAGGCAGAGGAAACAGAGGCAATTCCCTGACAGATATTTCGGTCACGGGAACCTTCCCAAACATATATAGATACTACTTAAATCTTTTCAATATTGATGCATTTCAATCATCAAAGCTTAACTTCAATATCAACACCACTGGGCAAATCAAGCTTCATAAGAGCATCTATCGTTTTGGCTGAAGGATTATAAATATCAATAATCCTCCTATGAGTCCGAGTTTCAAAATGCTCTCTAGAATCCTTATCAACATGAGGAGAACGCAAAACACAATAGATCTTTCGTTTTGTAGGAAGAGGTATAGGCCCTATTGCAGTGGCCGCAGTGTTATCTGCAGTTTCAATGATTTTTTCACAAGAAAGGTCTAGCATCCGCCTGTCAAAAGCCTTTAAGCGGATTCTTATCTTTTGCTGAGCGATTGCCGTTGACATAAGTTTAATTCCGTTGAATTACCTCTAATGAGGATTTGACAATGAATTTTCAAGATTCAAAAGGACTTCAGATGATCTAAAGCCCTTTAACAAGTTAACTGATGATAAGACAAAAAATATGTTATCAGTTATCTTTTATTTAATTATCTTGGAAACAACCCCTGCTCCAATTGTTCGGCCACCTTCACGAATAGCAAATCTCATTCCTTGTTCGATAGCAACAGGACAAATTAGTTCTCCTGTCATTTTAATATTGTCACCAGGCATAACCATTTCAACGTTACTTCCATCATCTGCTGTAAAAGCTGTGATTTGTCCAGTCACGTCAGTGGTACGAATATAGAACTGAGGTCTATAACCTGCAAAGAAAGGAGTATGTCTTCCACCCTCTTCTTTCTTAAGAACATAGACCTGGCCTTCAAATTGAGTATGAGGTGTAATAGAACCTTTTTTAACCAAAACCATTCCACGCTCAATATCTTCTTTTTGAATACCTCTAAGCAAAAGGCCTACATTGTCACCTGCCATACCTTCATCTAAAAGCTTACGGAACATCTCAACACCGGTAACGGTTGTTAGACGGGTATCTCTTATACCAACTATCTCAACCTCTTCTCCAACAGTTACTTTACCCCTTTCGATTCTTCCAGTTGCAACTGTACCTCTACCTGTAATTGAGAAAACATCCTCTACAGCCATCAAGAAAGGCTTATCAACCTCTCGCTCAGGCTCAGGTATAGATTCATCAACAGCATTCATTAACTCCTCTACTTTTCCCTCCCATTCAGCTTCACCTTCCAATGCCTTAAGTCCAGATACCTTAACAATTGGAACATCGTTAAAGCCATAACCTTCTAAAAGCTCGCCTATTTCCATCTCAACAAGTTCAATAATCTCAGGATCATCAACCATGTCACACTTATTCAGTGCAACAACTAAAGCAGGCACTCCAACCTGTTTTGCCAAAAGGATATGCTCCTTAGTTTGAGCCATAGGGCCATCAGTGGCAGCACAAACAAGGATTGCTCCATC
This DNA window, taken from Prochlorococcus sp. MIT 0603, encodes the following:
- a CDS encoding Rne/Rng family ribonuclease translates to MPQKIIVAEQERIAALLSDGRVDKLIVAQGRYQIGDVYLGTIENVLPGIDAAFVNIGASEKNGFIHVTDLGPLKIKQSAASITELLRPNQKVLVQVMKEPTGNKGPRLTGNLALPGRYLVLQPNGQGVNISRRINLENERNRLKALGVLIKPPGTGILIRSEAESVSEELIIDDLESLLKKWELIQQASDRATPPTLLSRDEDFIQRVLRDHINPELSEVILETTEGSDRAKKYLSQDDAKVTVQCHKQSDNILEHYKIDLAILNALKPRVDLPSGGYIIIEPTEALTVIDVNSGSFTRSSNSRETVLWTNCEAAIEIARQLKLRNIGGVIIIDFIDMESRRDQLQLLEYFTSAIKDDASRPQISQLTELGLVELTRKRQGQNIYELFSKECSNCSGLGHIANITDKDKRNPSTLNSNLIQNGSLNNDEVNIVVNNKNKINESTNENHEAVISNISQRSFDKENNLEKTNPKNEAENIIIEMTEEEEFVYSTLGLNPTLILEKQPININEKNSIQVVRKNNKIEKSINLRSEELEAEVQNLSNKMKSEVPDEINSIEGNTTNSNPEINQQNKVEVENISNIEMADSTDSLKPEAEDTRRRRRRSSNEKDNHKVDGIDETTTQDSNLTEQEAEDSRRRRRRSSAAT
- a CDS encoding methyltransferase domain-containing protein, with product MLPFLIFLGVVLIGLALFIWILNDRKYKSSKTVSSSYDAWTNDRLLEKLWGEHIHLGYYPQSSNKTDFKQAKIDFVHKLVQWSGLDKLPKGSRILDIGCGIGGSARILAKDYGFEVVAITVSLEQVKRANELTPDNLLCDFQLMDALDLDFEDGTFDGIWSVEAGAHIADKQLYADEMLRVLRPGGVLAVADWNRRDFKKGGLNLIEGFIMKQLLNQWSHPEFSSIRSFQQNLRESKYSAGIVEINDWTEYTYPSWEDSIIEGIRRFDVLIELGPKSFIQALREVPTILVMKWAFANGLMQFGIFRSRG
- the pheA gene encoding prephenate dehydratase, encoding MPTQVAYLGPKGTYAEEAACALAKLESLSQPEFVPYSGIRNVIEHLANKDCKAAVVPIENSVEGGVTATLDSLWSYQDLFIQRAIVLPIRHALISSGSLRDISEVLSHPQALAQCTNWLHENLPNAVQLPTSSTSEAVRMVEGSKFRAAIASKTSSEIKGVKILAYPINDVAGNCTRFVLLSDQENSFNNQTDIASFAFSLHSNTPGALLKALKCISDLGLNMSRIESRPSKRELGEYIFFVDIELSIESIDKSKDLNTLLKPFCENIIYFGRYKNSQFNLANNLNP
- a CDS encoding DUF1997 domain-containing protein, translating into MSLAFNARQKIDLPVKKNVQRLPDYLLQQERVVGAMLDPKKLVALGQGSFRYTVTSFKVFQLEVNPVVSIAVVNSEGNKLQMHATDSELKGLGLVDDFELMLDATLIATDEGLVGEAFLGVSVSQPPLLKLIPPKILESTGQSILNGILLGIKSRVGQQLVRDFSSWCLEQ
- a CDS encoding ribonuclease HII → MQELRTAGLDEVGKGSLFGPVFAGAVILEKQNEIYLINSGVKDSKKLSPEKRMSLLPIIKEYALNWSIGQASAREIDLLGIRLATEKAMIRAVHKLIPQPEILLIDGCLPLRSWEGPQKTLVKGEDKSVAIAAASILAKVTRDELIKQLAQAYPSYGLEKNVGYGTLLHRKALIKLGATKLHRKSFLSKIK
- the rpsJ gene encoding 30S ribosomal protein S10 — protein: MSTAIAQQKIRIRLKAFDRRMLDLSCEKIIETADNTAATAIGPIPLPTKRKIYCVLRSPHVDKDSREHFETRTHRRIIDIYNPSAKTIDALMKLDLPSGVDIEVKL
- a CDS encoding LON peptidase substrate-binding domain-containing protein, translated to MTEISVRELPLFPLPDVVLFPQEILPLHIFESRYRIMLQTVLETDSVFGIVRADPSTKKIADVGCCTRIIKHQKSEDGRSNIITVGQQRFRILEIIREAPFYVAMVSWIDDDSSANSDELERLSDSVLLALKDVVSLTGKLTDSERSLPEELPKDPVDLSFWIASHLGGPVAEEQQNLLEMLDTMNRLQREYQMLDHTRKQLAARTALKDTLSNVDKKNN